CATCAATGAGTAGATCCAttgttactttttaaattaacaATGGGCACTTCAAAGGTAAGATAGAgtgtatatatcatttttctttcagaAATACCAATGGGCAGTTCAAACCTGAAAGCTaacctaatttaatttaataaatgaatcaatccCAGTAATGGTTACCTCCACTTGATCACCAACATTAATGAAAAGAGCCTCTGGAATGATTGGAACTCTACACCATTGATTGTCTTTCTGGAATTGAAGACCTTCCACTTCTTTGTCTTGCAAGAGAGAATGGTGATTGCTGATGCATCTGAATGTGTTTTGACCCCACGAACAAGATCTGGCCTTGGACATTTTAGATAGAAGTTGAATCTTGCTGTCATTGTCGCTCGTTTTCCACACTGCTCTAAAAAGCAGTTGTCCTCTAAGTTCAGCGACGTGCCATGGCCTTTAGGACTACTTCAGTCATCATTTCCATCTTGACAGTATAATCGTGTAGAA
The genomic region above belongs to Carya illinoinensis cultivar Pawnee chromosome 4, C.illinoinensisPawnee_v1, whole genome shotgun sequence and contains:
- the LOC122306518 gene encoding flavonol synthase/flavanone 3-hydroxylase-like; this encodes MSKARSCSWGQNTFRCISNHHSLLQDKEVEGLQFQKDNQWCRVPIIPEALFINVGDQVEIMSNGIFKSPVHRVVTNSERERMSLAVFYIPEPEKEIGPDDRLVNES